A single Opisthocomus hoazin isolate bOpiHoa1 chromosome 1, bOpiHoa1.hap1, whole genome shotgun sequence DNA region contains:
- the FDX1 gene encoding adrenodoxin, mitochondrial, whose translation MAAPGPARLLRAAAASSRRWLFSASPAAGARPGCGSAAVRAARLFGVSARAALSSEDKITVHFINRDGDKLTAKGKPGDSLLDVVVDNNLDIDGFGACEGTLACSTCHLIFEDHIFEKLDAITDEEMDMLDLAYGLTETSRLGCQICLKKWMDDMTVRVPEAVADARQSVDMSKNS comes from the exons atggctgccccggggccggcacGGCTCCTCCGGGCCGCTGCCGCTTCCTCCCGCCGCTGGCTCTTCTCCGCCTCGCCGGCAGCCGGGGCAAGGCCGGGCTGCGGTAGCGCTGCCGTGAGGGCGGCCCGGCTGTTCGGCGTCTCTGCCCGGGCGGCGCTCAG ctcaGAAGATAAAATAACTGTTCATTTCATAAATCGTGATGGTGACAAACTAACAGCCAAAGGAAAACCTGGAGATTCACTGCTGGATGTTGTTGTTGATAATAATCTAGATATAGATGGTTTTG GTGCATGTGAAGGAACGCTAGCCTGTTCAACTTGTCACTTAATCTTTGAAGACCACATATTTGAGAAACTAGATGCAATTACTGATGAAGAGATGGACATGCTGGACCTGGCATATGGCCTCACAGAAAC ATCACGTTTAGGCTGCCAGATCTGCTTGAAGAAATGGATGGATGATATGACTGTTCGGGTACCAGAAGCTGTTGCCGATGCTAGACAATCAGTAGATATGAGTAAAAACTCCTAG